atcatcacaaacatccTTACAGTAGGTAATTGACTACGACTCAAACATTTCATCCAGTACTACCATGAGGTAGCTCTGCGCATTACctttctaacgcttcaaacgACACGTCATTTGGAtctacggatcaaaagatacgacCAAAATCGTCGgaaaaaaaaacactaataattaaaaaaaaattaaatcaacaattaacatACTTACTAAATTGCTAATAATATGTCTTTGCAATTTCTTGAAAATATGCAAAAAGCTCTTGAGGTTTAGAGAACATGACCATGTGATCAGCATCAGGAATCACTCTGAAATCATTCACAGGATTTTGTTCAATCATTGCCATTTGAGATTCATACGTTGCCAATTTGTCTTCTCGACACACAACGCAAACTCTAGCAACAGTTCCGTAATTATCTTTTGTGACCTTTGTTTGCTCTTCGAACTTATCATCAAATGTACTTATAGGCCTTACTAATGTCATTGCAAGAGAAAAGTCCTGATTCATAtataatcaacattatcaaaataatgatttattataaacatcttattttcaaaataatctacattcatttttccaaaaaaaaaaagattataaGAGTTTCTTGGGATTAACATAAGCATGTTGACTAGCCAACATACCTCAGGTGGAGATAGTTGATACAGATGGGATTTCATGTATTCTGGGGGAAATAGTATGGATCCATTTGATTTATTATTTGAGCTAATCCTAATGCCAAATAAAATCTTTGATTCAGAGTTGGAGGAACCCTGCAGTTATCAAAATAACAAAATCAAAACTTTATTCATAAAAAGTCTAACTAGAAATATGAGAAAACACAAAACAGTACCTCCTCAGTAGGAAGCAATGCAGATGCAACAAATACAGAAACTGCTATTTTGTTTGGAAAAAATTCCATAGCCATAGATGTACAAATGCCACCAAAGCTATGACCCACAAGGATTATCCTCTCCTCTTGTGGCAATGACCTAACAAGTTGAATCAATGGTTCATAATAATCTGCAACAGAATCAACCTCATCCACTTGTTTTGGATGGATTCCAGAAGCAGCCAGGTCTAATGTTGTGACTTTATGTCCAGAAGATTCCAGTAGAGTGACAAGCTTGTACCAACACCATGCTCCATGGGAAGCTCCATGAACCAAAACGAAATGCCTCTTATTATCCACCATCTTTCTTTCCTAGTCTCTTGTTCTATATCACTATTCACTTCTTTATAAGAACATTCCAAAACCAAGCTTATCCAAAATGAAAATGGATGGACCCACCTACAAGATATCGCTCCCATATTGTCCACTAAATTTGTTATATAGATTTGTGTTTCCTTACAAttatcttttccaaaaaaaatcaaaagtattTCAGTAGAATTTTGTCATCTTATGATATCAATAGTATTTTGATTTTGTCAAGTTGGTAATTCAATGTTTTTCTGCCTTTTGCTACGCAAaattttggatatgcatctctgaaataattGGTGTTTTTAAAACTGACTTGTAAAGAGAAAAATGtcattatttattaattctttcATATTTTATCTATTTAAATGTGGAGTTTGGTTTCTTGTTTGTTGATATTTGTGGAATTATACTGATATTAAAATGATAATATGGAGAGTTAGTTAAACATTAAGTGAATAATGTCACAAAATGAATAATAACAAATTTAGACATACTGACAAACTTAGTTAATAGCTTAAAATTTCAATATTCAGAATATTGATAATGTAAGGAACTTGTTCATAAAGTTCTAGAGAGACCAACTTTGTTATTTACAGGTAACATCGTTTATAGAACTCTACTACTAAAATTGGTCTTTCTGTAAATCATTTGTAGTTAATTTAGTTTATCCTTTAAAACCTCAAATCCTAGTTATAATTCAGATCCCATACCATTTCTAGCACAATTTTTGTATCACGCACTGTGTACATACATGTATGAAACACAGACGCGATaccaacaaataaataaacacctgTAATAGACACCGACACATGTGATGACACATTGAACAATCTGAACCCGGAACAATAAGCTAAACATTTGAAGAGTTAAGTTAGCATCTTGTCTATTTGATGACCTAAATCGTTCGATGCTATACATTCAGAtacataaacaacaaaaatatctcCACAAAACACAAACTTTAGATTAAAAATAAATCTACCATACATATATCATCATAAACCAGAAGCTTACAAACAGAACCATTTCAAAACAGTTACAAAATTACTAATTTGTAATGCTAACAGTCGATTTAAAAAATGTTAATCACCACATGGTTTCAAGCCATGAAAACCTGAACATTTCTTCTAGGGTTCTTAGGCTGAGGAGGAGGAGGCAATTTCTGAACAGTAACACTAAGCACTCCATTTTTACAAATAGCAGAAACAGCATCAGCATCAGCATTCTTAGGAAGAACAAATCTGTGCATGAACTTCCCAACCTTTCGCCCCATCATCAAATACTCGACACCTTCTTCCCTCTTCCTCTCTCCGCTAACCACAAGATAATCATCATCAAGCCAAACCTTTATCTCTCCAGCAGATTTCAATCCCGGCATATCGACCTCGTACACGTAGGAATCTGGATAAACCTTCACGTCTGCAGTAGTTGCAGTTGCAGCACTCATCTCCACATTGTCACAACGAGTCATTGTTGGTGGTTGTTTCTTAATAACGGGGGTTTTACCGTTAGggtttcccttttcttgaagttTAGGTTTcttattgttcttgttgttcaGCACGGAAAGCTTAGTAGAAATTTCCTTCtccgatgaagatgatgatgaagaggaaTCCGacgatgaagatgaagaggaatccgacgatgaagatgaagagaaatccgacgatgaagatgaagaagaatccGACGATGAAGATGAGGAATCCGATGATGAACAGCGTCTCTTCATCGTTGCTACCAATAACAAAAATGTTAGGGTTTTGGAGTTTTAGGGTTATTGATGCATAAACCCTTTCTTGCTCACCAAGATTTAACATGCCACCCCatatttatttattccaaaattgCCCTGAATAAGTTAGTTGGGTGAAGCATAAAATTTCAGGTAAAATTTTCGAAATTTCTAGTAtattaatttgtaaaaaaattacaaaaaaatctgATAATTGTTTCATAATTTctgatatatttttaaatatctgATAAAAACTTacgaaaattttttaaaattcgaCATTATTCATAGAAAcgcatatttttaaaaaattaatgactTTAAAGAAAGGTATAATGATAAAAGTATGCCTCTATATTAAATCGTGCTTGCTTAtgaatatatatagagagagagaaaaaaactaAAATCTGGGCTTGTTTTACTTGGGCCTACGCCCATAACTATTTCCTCACACTATTTTCTAGTTGGCACCCCTGGATATTTATTCATATTAATTTCTCTTTTTTAGATGTAGTCTCTTTTAACAAGAATTAGAACATATCTCGATAATAAGTAAATTTTCTTTGAATTAGactttaatttttagattcagtTAGATGTTTAGATTTTGCGTACGAATTAGAATGCACTAATCTTGGTTTTCTCCCCCCTAATTTGAACACTAAAATTTAGGGTTTTCCATTCACTTTTGGTTTAAATTCATCTTAATGGCATCTTGACATATTTTCATCATATTTGCATATTAATCGTGATttacattttaattcataaattgtCGTAATTAAGGTTTCTTGAATGTTATATCCTTGCTTTGTATCATCTATTTTCTTACATTTTTAATGGTTTTGTGTATGGTTTAATCCTTTGTATGGTTTGTGGTTTCATCCTCCATTGTGGGTAAAATATCTCTCATTCTCATAAAATTGTAATTCATCGCCCTCTTGGTAGGTAAAATGCTCCTCCTATCACATGTACATGTAACAGGGTAGGTTTTACTTTTCTTTATTGATTTCTTTACATGTTTATAAGTAAGATAAAACAAAACGACaaaaataacaattttaaaataagaCCAAGAACAAAGTTTGATCCAACGTCAAGTATTTTCAAAAACAAATCAAGTAATACATCGCACGTGAGTGCTTGGTTCAACACCAAGTATCTCATCCATTCCACATAACTGaataaaaaacaaaagcaaaatttcAAACACTTGATCTATATATCAAGTTGTCattttcaaacttctttttcacaacaaaatggaatggagaaggaggtgattgggcaTAGGCCTTTTTCTTCCTCAAGACTTTGTATACTGTTGTAGAGCTTCCTATCAAGAGGCTTGCCTTCCAAGATAATACACTCTAAATAAAACAAGTATGATTCCTTATTTATTagactaaaaaaagagtgatcgGGCACAGACTTCTTCCTCTCTGAGTGCTAAGATATCGTTGTAAACCTCATGGTCCGAATACTTGTCCTTTGATAAAGAAACATGACTCTACTTGCCTTATCTCTTTCagaataaaaaaatttggatGAAAAAGGAAGTGGTTAGGCACAAGCCTCTTCGATCCCTATGACTTTGCATACTGTTGTAGAGCTCCATGTTCAAAGGCTTGTCTCCACATAAAACCCACCTCAACTCATCAAATCTTATTTTTCTGCCTTAGGGCATCCAAAAATCTTATGAGAAAATTTCCTCCtcccactacaagaaaattggcaaatagcgacggttgATTCTGGCAAGTTACGACGGTTCAAACCGCCACAATTCGCAAGGCGCGACAGTTATTTAACTGTCGCGGAAACGTGTGTCGGCAGGGGGTATTGCGACGGTTGTTAAAATCGTCACTCCAACTGTCGTTATCAATCGCGACGGGTATGGAACCGTCGTAAATTGCAAGTAACGACAGTTACAAACCGTTGTGAATTTCAATTTGAATTCTTTTATCAATTGTAGTTGCAACGGTTTCAAACCGTTGggaattttatttggttttaattGCGACGGTTTCAAACCGTCGTGTTTTTTTGGTGTTTATAGATTCAATTATTAAACAAACTACAAAGGTTTTAAACCCCCGctaaatgaattaattttttaaaaaaataaacatctTATTGATTGCACATACATAAATTCTAAAATagataataaatttaatatatgaaCTTATTTAACCGAAACATTTCTCAAAATCAAACATT
This window of the Vicia villosa cultivar HV-30 ecotype Madison, WI unplaced genomic scaffold, Vvil1.0 ctg.000911F_1_1, whole genome shotgun sequence genome carries:
- the LOC131632169 gene encoding methyl jasmonate esterase 1-like isoform X3, yielding MVDNKRHFVLVHGASHGAWCWYKLVTLLESSGHKVTTLDLAASGIHPKQVDEVDSVADYYEPLIQLVRSLPQEERIILVGHSFGGICTSMAMEFFPNKIAVSVFVASALLPTEEGSSNSESKILFGIRISSNNKSNGSILFPPEYMKSHLYQLSPPEDFSLAMTLVRPISTFDDKFEEQTKVTKDNYGTVARVCVVCREDKLATA
- the LOC131632169 gene encoding methyl jasmonate esterase 1-like isoform X1 — translated: MVDNKRHFVLVHGASHGAWCWYKLVTLLESSGHKVTTLDLAASGIHPKQVDEVDSVADYYEPLIQLVRSLPQEERIILVGHSFGGICTSMAMEFFPNKIAVSVFVASALLPTEEGSSNSESKILFGIRISSNNKSNGSILFPPEYMKSHLYQLSPPEDFSLAMTLVRPISTFDDKFEEQTKVTKDNYGTVARVCVVCREDKLATYESQMAMIEQNPVNDFRVIPDADHMVMFSKPQELFAYFQEIAKTYY
- the LOC131632169 gene encoding methyl jasmonate esterase 1-like isoform X2 yields the protein MVDNKRHFVLVHGASHGAWCWYKLVTLLESSGHKVTTLDLAASGIHPKQVDEVDSVADYYEPLIQLVRSLPQEERIILVGHSFGGICTSMAMEFFPNKIAVSVFVASALLPTEEGSSNSESKILFGIRISSNNKSNGSILFPPEYMKSHLYQLSPPEDFSLAMTLVRPISTFDDKFEEQTKVTKDNYGTVARVCVVCREDKLATLFKDWRKDDENEIPIIDVGMLLNKTLLTM
- the LOC131632170 gene encoding 17.9 kDa class II heat shock protein-like, which translates into the protein MKRRCSSSDSSSSSSDSSSSSSSDFSSSSSSDSSSSSSSDSSSSSSSSEKEISTKLSVLNNKNNKKPKLQEKGNPNGKTPVIKKQPPTMTRCDNVEMSAATATTADVKVYPDSYVYEVDMPGLKSAGEIKVWLDDDYLVVSGERKREEGVEYLMMGRKVGKFMHRFVLPKNADADAVSAICKNGVLSVTVQKLPPPPQPKNPRRNVQVFMA